The Glycine soja cultivar W05 chromosome 15, ASM419377v2, whole genome shotgun sequence region GCAGCGCAAGTGTTCTACGAAATGCAGCACAGAAACTTAGTTAGTTGGAATGTTTTTATTACTGGTTTGATTAAATTGGGTGAGGTTGAACTTGCTTGTTCCGTGTTTAATCAGATGCCTGCTCGGAGTGTAGTGTCATGGACTCTTGTTATTGATGGATACACACGAAGGAATCAGCCCATCAAAGCTTTAACTTTGTTTAGGAAAATGATTGAAGTTGATGGTATAGAACCTACGGAAGTTACTCTTTTGACCATTTTTCCAGCTATTGCAAATATCGGGTGCATTAAGATATGCCAATCAGTTCATGGTTATGTAGAGAAAAGAGGCTTCAATGCCTTTGATGTACGCATTACAAATGCATTACTTGATTTGTATGCCAAGTGTGGATGCATAGCTAGTGTGAGTAGATTCTTTCAGGAGATACCTGACCAGAGGAGGAATTTGGTATCATGGACTTCAACTATCTCTGGTTTTGCAATGAATGGGATGGGGAGGGAAGCTCTAGAGAGTTTTGAAAGCATGGAGAAGGCTGGGCTGAGGCCGAACCATGTGACATTCCTCGGTGTTTTGAGTGCCTGTAGTCATGGCGGGCTGGTTGAGGAGGGGATCAATTTCTTTGTTAAAATGGTAAAGGATTGGTGCCTTGTACCAGACATCAAGCACTATGGTTGTGTGATAGATATGCTGGGGAGGGCTGGGAGGTTAGAAGAAGCTGAAAAGATTGCTTTACAGGTACCTCATGAGGTTGCCAATGCTGTGATGTGGAGGACACTGCTGGGTGCTTGTAATGTTCATAACAATGTTGAAATTGGTCAGAGGGTGACCAATAAAATACTGGAGATGGAGAGAGGACACGGTGGAGATTATGTTCTTATGTCCAATATTCTGGTTGGTGTTGGGAGATTTAAGGACGCAGAGAAGTTAAGGGAGATGATAGATAAGAGAATTGCCTTTAAACTTCCTGGCTACAGTTTTGTCTAGATGATATATATGTGCACGCCTGAAAACAGATAGTTCAAGTGCATGTTCATGGCACCCATGAGAGACATTGGCTCTGATAATGGAGCTCCACAAAAGAAGATTGTGTAGTCCCTCAAAAGGAAGGATTGCATCAAACACTTTGCCAGCGTCAGAGAGAAAGTCAAAGTGGGTGTAAACGGCTATGAGCTTGGTGGCCAAGAAGAGCAAACTATGCGCAGTGGTGAAAACCAACTGAGAGTGAAGTTAGAGAGCTTGTTGGAGAGTGAGGCAATATTGAAAAAAAGTGTTGAAGGAGTCATTAAGTTCATCATTATGGGTGACTAAGAATGGTTGCATGTGGATGTGGGTGGTTGAACGAGAGATGATAAAAATGGGTTGGAATCGTTAAAAGAGTTTGCAGAAGCGCTCAAGGGCTGCATTGAGCATTAATGAAGCTTTTATTTCTCTCAGTCGTAGTGCCAGAGATCAAATACTTTCAAGGCCAGGTTTCATGGGAATCGGAAGATGTAGGTGCATATTGGGGTGCTTTCTGGCCCAACTGCAGGGCTTAATAAATATCCTTAAGAAGGTCCAATCCAAACTTGCTGGTGTCATGAAATAGCTGAAGCAGAATGGAAaggatgagatttttttttaaaacttttggaAGGCGGAAAGGATGagattatgtataataaatttagaaCAATTTGGAAATGCACCGATAGTGTAATACTGTCATTACTTATAAATGTATGAACGATAAATTTGTtgagtttaataataattaccttaaaagttatgttaaattaatttattggttgaaatttttaaaCCGATATCATCACTTTACATTTGGCTGCTGTAGATTCTactgtatttttgttttttttcactgGTTGGCCGTGTGTTTGTCTAAGTTATTCTGTTAGTGGGCTTTTCATATTCAAAACATTATTATGTTCTCATATTTGTCCTTTTGCTGGTAGATCTGTAATTTGTAGAAAGTTGAATTTTGCATCATAAAGGACATATTTTGTATTCTGATTTATAATTCCGTTATTCATTGatatggaaaatatttttaaaaaagtgatttttttacattagaaaatatttttttattgaaataaattatcatatatatatatatatatatatatatatatatatatatatatatatatgcattggGGGATGCAAATGCGATGTTTTGGGGAGAATTGTCaccttaaaaaatattgatttatttttttaattttttataacatcgacaatgaaaaaaattaaaaatattttttaaatatgaaaatgcaTAAATGATAAGTCTAATTTACAGAggcttatatattaattttaaattttttttatcatgacatTATAGATTTTTGTAAAAGATGTTTTTGGTTCCTAAACATTTTGTAAAGTTTACTTGTAGTTCCTAAACAAATTTGTTAAGGTATTTGattcttatataattttcttttgttgtgaTCAAGTAACACTGATTATTATAACCAAGTCAAGTTGCCAATAAGTTCACCAATGTCCACGGGATTCAGGCTATTATGGAAAAAGTTTCATTCTTGATGAAGAAGCTGAGACAAATAAGTATTGGACACTTTTTTAGGCGTGGCCTTAGCATTGTTTCATTGGGATTCACGTTTTAACCTTGTTAGAAATAAAAGTATCTACATGTGACATATCTAGAAAGGGAGAAACTGTGTTATCAAACTTACATGTTATATATGTTAAACCTTGAATGATGACGTCACTGACCCCATGATAGATAGACATGCCCTGggatattattttcaatcatcAACGTCAATACTCGAGCTGCCCTGtgatattattttcaatcatcACGTGCAAGTTCATATCCAAGTGGAgatgataatttatttgatcTAAGTTCTTTCATATTGTATATGATATTATGGAATCTTtgcataaacaattttttttattgtttacttaaactcctttaaataatttataactaagtTTAGTAAGTTTAATAGTGAAATTTACAAGTAAAGTTTattgttaagttttttttaggggaaatgCAAGAGTGTGGAAAGGACATTGGTAAAGATGCATATTAACTGGAGGGGAAGGACATGATGGTGGGATGAGATATAAGAGAGGGTGGTGGATCCAGCCAAGAGTGCTCTGGCAAACATCTTAATCGGTACCCATTGAAGTTTCCTTTGCTTTGTCTCTTTATCATTCTTTATTATTACTCAACACAACACAACCCACAACCCCTTTGTGTTGTGGTGTTGTTTCTCTGCATGCCCAACAAGTGTCTCCACATGGTTCACGTTGAAATCTTCTTCTCCACCTCCCTTCGTTACTTACCTCTCTCCAACAACTGTCATAATCTTCTGCACCACCAGTATCCATCTATCTAGCTTTTACCGCTTTAATTAAAAGGGAAATAAATAAGGTTGTTGGGTGTAAATTTGAGATAGTTGTTGCACCACAAAAATGAAATCTTCTTCTCCACCTCCGTTCGTTACTTCCTTCAACATTCCGCAAAAAGTTACCTCTATTTTGACCTTTGTCTTCATACTTTACATACCTTTGTAACTGTGTTCCATTTTTATTTAGACTTTCCAGTTTACATTCTGCTAATTTTTATATCTAATTTGTtgcattcttttattattattttcaccaTCATCCTCCATTTCTGACTTCTTAACTATGTTCTTATTGCTCCTAGAGTCCTAGGCACTGATTATTTACATAAACCGTGACTTATcatgaatttatttaattatgggttctttttcatttttgagtATTATATGtgtagtataaattattttttggttctttttttaaatgacaaaaAGACTTTGTCCCTAGTTCTACTTCTTGACCATGTTCTTTCCTTGCTGTATTTGAGCTTTTATACGTAGATAATGTTATTCCTTCCCCCCGCTAAATAGAGATTACACAACTCCTAGAATGACAATGGACTGACAAGTTGCACTTGCAAGTCCTAGTTCATACACAGTTAAGAGGATTTTGTGCTTGGAAATTCTAGTTGATCCATACCCCAACGTAAGTTCTTATATATTGATTCCATTTTAATAAAGACAAATCAATTACTTCATGATACAgctgaaaattttcttttctctttgttgCAACAGttccattttgttttgttggaaGGTTTCTGAGACCTAGAGACAATTCTCTTAGAAGCTTCTAGAGGTTGTCGTGTGTATATTAGAGGAAAGGTTCAATGAAAAATCCAGACAAGGTAATGAAGGCCTTGATATGACTTTCTAGGTCTAATATTAAAAAGTGTGAAATAAATATGATGCTTATTTTTATTGATCTATATATTATTCTTGTGTAATGTCTAAGATTATTATCCTTTCAATcgtaaaggaagaaaaaattaagaggAAGACCAGGCAGCATCCCAATGAGCAATCCCACATTTTGATTGAGGTTGATTTACTTGCTAATATTGTTGACATAAGGCTTTGGCAAGCTCAAGAAATTATAGAATTGCTCAAACCTACGGTAAGTTCCTTCACACCATGTCTTAATATTCTGTCCTGTGGGTTATGTTGTGTGAATTGACTGCTATTGAGGGTTACTTTCATCTCTGGTCAGTATTATTAAGTTTGTGATCCCTAAAAGTGTATACATATTTAAAAGCTTGAAACTTCCCTAGGAAATAAATGTAAACAAACGACTTATGTGGcatatttaaaagttattattttttatacaataagAAGCAAATATGGCATACATATGATGTGATGTGATGTGCGCACACAAGTGCGACCCATTTGACTCAGTGATATTCAAGGCATCGATTACGAAGGGAACATGTCCTGTAAATCCTATCGTGCGAGAACTgtaacacacacatacacatagtctcgatatattgtagGCATTAATCAGATATTcgtgtcaaaagttatagcCGTTTAAATTTGTTAGTGCTTATGTGTCAAATTTTCGTGTGTCTTGATATACAGACAcaatcttgatatattataggcatcaatcggacatctgtgtccAAAGTTAtaatcgtttgaatttgttaacGTTTCCGTGTTAAATTTTCGTgtgttgatatattatgtggcACAATCAAACATTCTactcaaaagttatgacaattttcaGCGTCTCGAAGTATTATAGGCTGCAATTAAGTATCCcaataaaaagttatgaccatttgaatttatccggaacttccgtgttcaattttagGCTTCTCGGTATATTATGAATCTCAATTGGAcacctgagtcaaaagttatgacaatttgaatttactTAGAGTTTCtgagttcaatttcgagtgtcttgatatattatgagcatcaatcagacatccgagtcaaaagttatgaccatctaAATTTGCTCGGAGTTTatgtgttcaatttctagcatcataatatattatgagccttAATAGGACATCCGAATCAAACATTATGGTCATTTGAATTTGTGAGGGgtttccttgttcaatttcaagcgtttcAATATATTATGAGTCACAATTGGATattcgtgttaaaagttataatcatttgaatttgcctgtagcttccgtgttcaatttctcgtgtctcaatatattatgggtctcaatcggacattcgagtcaaaagataTGGTAATTTGAATTTGCCTGAAACTTCTGTGTTCgatttcaagcgtctcaatatattgtaGGCTTCAATTGGACatttgagtgaaaagtaatggcAATGTGAATTTACCCAGAATTtctatgtttaatttcaagtgtCTGGATATATtgtgggcctcaatcggacatccaagtaaaaagttgtaGCTTTCTGATCTGCccgaaactttattttttaattttgagcgtctcgatatattattgaacttagtcggacatccaagtcaaaaggTATGatagtttgaatttgctaggagatTTTTTGTTTGTCGTAACCTACCCTATGACAGGGGTATGAAGGTGAAGAAAAAGAAGCGTCTTCTTAAAAAGAAAACGCATGAAAGTCGcaaccaacgtttatttgagaaatatgttagaaaaaaatgaaagaaaaaggtcTGCGAATATTGATAATAAggattcgggagttgtttacgtatATGGGAAGTTATTAGTACCCTACACGCCCGCCACAAGGGgtaacaacctttaatcgagtgtgcataaCGTGACttctaaattatttacttttcccattttatattttctttattttttggggtcaaCAAGGGGCTGCCCTtgttcctacgtatcctcaggtacGATGAGAAATTCatacctatgtagttctttaaagcAAGAAAAATTTGTGTGTTGAACtggttttatgcttttgaaagataCATTTTAATTGACAAAACAAAAGggtcgttaaggcattggaccttgaaacgaacTCAAGTGACTTTTTGATGGAGAGAAATTCAGTTatgaattagttttattttggtttggtttattaacttttaatctCTTTAAAAACAACTTAATGACACTAGTGATTGGTtaagattaaactttacaaagaaGAAGAGATTAAAAGTAACTGTGTAATTtttaagggtacatagatcatgttcaaatcttaaaaacaaaactaactgaCTGTCGCTCGAAGAACACAAAACTAGAAACGATGTAGGGAATGATTGCAGTTGTGATTTGGTTTAACCAAGATTACAGCGTgaatgatcggttagattttgttttaacagtgattaaacgagattacaacgcaaatgatcgattgaaattcatttatcatttattaggtgagaaaacggcttaaatgaacggttaaagcacgataaaaatggaagaaaagaaaactgaaagtaagcgaaattaaagtgaaggtacacaaaacaagtagggaccactaagggtgcatagaatgaattgaaagattcgatttcgggaacttaccggttgaagatcaaagaacgaacaaagaacggtgaagaacgatgaagaatgatgaaaaattttcacagaatcgcttacggaagcgttacggaagcacttcgactcgatttttcttcacgaaaacgtgttttttgcccaaaatagccgaaatgcatagctaaGGGGTGATGAGTATTTTgtgaaacagcccccctcccttATTTCTAGGAAAAagagaggtgcttgccgcccagagacttaatgaagaagatttctaagctcacccgaattactaagttcaccccccttttcgtattttacggaaaagttacggaagccttacggaagtgttttggatttgattttcatcattttttctcttccctttcatcaatcttaagtgaaatatgcttacccaaggttttcagaaattttacggaaacattacggaagccccggaaaccatttttcaaaaacgtggaggagcttgtcgcccagttgcttcctccttcagcaacccaacttccaaaatgtctaggaagggcctagactcgatgtgctatttacaccccttcCTCCTTACGCAACAATGTTCTTTTTGACTTTCGGAATGttgcagaactttacggattgcgcaccaatgtttcttttttacttccggaatgttgtggaactttacggattacttAACGATGGGGGTTAAGTACCTCgtggcggtcaagcgaaggttgcatgccaccaaataaTGGttcccggacaaaattagggtatgacagttgcccctctttacttaccttttatcggagataggaggaaagtaaagataagacactgatttcgtctgtCTCAGTCTTTTCCGTAATTAATCTATGATGATTCCCGAAGGCCATCCTTTGCCCATCATGGGGATTTAATTGATCTTAATTACAATAGTTCCAACCAAAacgatttgaaataattgactcctgtctctccttctttttctctgAACAACacagaacaaaaaataacataatatacacgtatacacattttttggtgaaggaaccgattgggaaaataacaaaaactgtATTTTCCCCTCATCGGGGGCTCCgtacttgataacggaggatgcatgaacagcgctaggcaatcaattcatgggactccagactcaatgatggaggatgcacgaacagcgctagacaatcaattcgtggggctccggacttgatggtggaggatgcatgaacagcgctaggaaatcaattcacggggctccggacttaatgatggaggatgcacgaacaacgctaggcaatcaattcgtggggctccggacttgatggtggaggatgcatgaacaacgctaggcaatcaattcatggggctccggacttgatggtggaggatgcacgaacagcgctagacaatcaattcgtggggctccagacttgatggtggaggatgcacgaacaacgctaggcaatcaaatcGTCGGGTTAAactcccatattatttccacgaggcgcgcgtaacaatgatgatttggaaacaacgcgcaaaattagtcatgcatacagctaggtgggtatTCAAGCATCCAGCTTATGGCAttatgatactaaggcttgTGATTTACGCAAGTAGACCCaacatttccaaattatgttctttcattggttcaacgaatccatccattcttatcttggTTATTTTGGATAGTAAACTCTTAGCGTTagtttcttgtttccaaaagatatgtttgctctctacgaatgatttgtacttcctatgaccataacatgccgaccttcgaggtctttcttcctcttttctttttgtttcatttttccttATGCATGTTtacaaaaaactatacatccattgctatctatgagaaaagctttttttctttgtacacctacgtTCCTATACACGAAAAAAACTTTTTCCTCTATACACACACGCattgaaaaactctttctctctataccgacatggtctatataaaatctctattccttttcaaagatttattttctccttttcaatatacactcgttgtttatataaaaatttcctttatatacactcattgctcgtatacaagaatttcttttcacacattgtttatatacaaaaatttcttttcttttctttatatacagatatgacattttgttcacaacgtctctttctttctctattcttggcgttatcacgacgtttgttcattttattttaggatgacgttcctaaacgaaaactctacacggttccagaatttcaataaatattatcgacaataacgaaataagcactaacgcaacaatccaaacaaaatgtacgcacaaaacaaatgacaatcgaaacaaaacaacaaaaaccaacgttagtccctcaagtcatagaaataagataacatacaaatgataaatgatgaaacataaaaatgaaaagaatacgaatttggggatcccacggtcatgtggctccgctccctcccaagaaattgAACAGGTCAGTCATATCCTCGTCTATGCGGGGTTCATCCATCCCACCGGGGGATCCTACAggctcctcccctgcctgggcatcGAGCtagtctccaggccatgcgacctcagccgcAAACTGCTCTGGGGTAGGGCATACAAGAGGGGTGGAACCCTGCCCCTACTGACTGCGGCTGAACCAGTAGAGACACTCGTGTATCTGCACCTGTCCgcggtggttggctgcctgctgaGAACCAAATGCTGTAGATACCGCTCTACGCCTAGTGGCTCAGCCGAATCAGCCTgccgaggtggtggcggtgcgcctACGCCCTAAGGTGTGTCACCCTGTGTCTACCtaggcgtgcagtacttctcaacgAAGGCTCGGGTGATCGGTGGTCAGATTACTTTGTTGAGGGTGACCTAAACTCCGAAGGATTGGCAGAGGCCTGTGATCAGAGCCGGAAACTCCAaggccctattggacttctctgggtccaatgggtgcctagtaggcgccattcctacaaataaataaatgacatcagcaatcacctgggccacattggcgctcatccgtgtcaggatggcatacaccaattggcacttaggcagagggaggtcgAAGTTGTGGttgctaggcaagacattgctgagcagcataGTCATCCAAATTTGGGTTAGGgtagtcatgctggtgcgcataatccgcactcgcctccctgcagcggtccgggcgaaatcctgcccTGGTATGCaaagcaactgggcgatggcttCCTCATCGAAACCGTCTGCCCGGTCCCTCCTTTGGCTGAATTCACACTGTTGGTCCTCCTCCAGAATCAATGGGTCGCCCAAGAACTGACTGATGGCATCTGCATCAAAGGGGATCCAGTGACCCCTTACCCATGAGCGCATGTCCCGAACTCCTTCCTCAGTGGGCCAGGCATTGGCATAGAATTCCATGACTATCTCTGGGTCGAATTTAGCCATAGGGGTCACTAGTCGTGCCCAATGCCTGCGGGCTACCTCTCCCTGGAAGTCGGGGTACTTGTCTTCCCTAAGCTAGACACGGCTCTCTctgtggaatgaccatcccttgatggccttgAAGCGCTGTTGGTGCTCGGCGCTCCGAAACTGGTGAATATCAAACTCCAAGGCGGCACTGGAGCCTTCTCCCGTGGCCTCCTTTCTAAACCTCTTCGTGGAAAGCTTTTTCAGAGCCATTTCCTCTCTTCTTGCCCTTGATTGCGTGCTCCATGCAGCATTACTGTAGATCCTacaggataaaaaaaatgcaaatacaTGCGCATGTTCTTACTTTCGGTTATTTCCTTAAATTCGCGCTCGTGGCACCCCTATGATCCAAGAAATAAAcgttttaaagaaaacaaagactAACGCTATCAGtggtgaaaaagaaaagatactTATTAGGCCTTTCTTGGTCAAGCACTATCAACCTATACATGCGAATGAAATGGCTAATTTAGTGTCGCTCTAGGCATAACATCTTTTGACGACATCCGAGTTTACTAACGAAGGCAGTTCCTCATCGTCCATGTTAGCGAGTATCAAGGCCCCCCCAGAGAAAACCTTCTTAACATTGAAAggcccttcataattcggggtcCACTTCCCTCGGTTGTCCTTAACAGTGCGGGACacctttttcagcacaaggtccccctcattGAACTTGCACGggcgcaccttcttgtcgaacgcgttctttatcctttgttgatataggtgcccatggctcatggccgtcaaacgcttaccttcaataaggttgagttggtcgtagcgtgtttgagcccactctgattcttctaggcccgattccgctagtatcctttaggaagggacctctacctcaaacaggagtactgcttccatcccataaaccaaggagtacggtgttgccccagtagaagttcgtaccaaGGTTCGGTAcccatgcagggcaaaaggcaacatttcatgccaatctttgtacgacactGTCATTTTCTGAATAATTtgcttaatatttttgtttgcagCCTCCACAGCCTCGTTCATCTTCGGCCGatagggggtggagttatgatgctggattttgaaatcctcacacatttcccgcatcattttgttattcagattggtgccattgtcagtaacgatcttcctagggagttcgtaccgacaaatcagctcTCTCTTTATGGATCTAACCACCACGTTCCTcatgacattggtgtaggaagccgcttcgacccatttggtgaaataatttatcgccacgaggatgaagcgatgaccgttcgaagccttgggttcgatggcccctatgacatctatcccccacatggaaaaaggtcaaggggcggacatgacattcagaggatgtggcggaacattgacattgtccacgaacgcttgacatttatggcatttccttacatgggtgcagcaatcgctttccatggtgagccagtaataacctgctctaaggatcttcctggctgTCGCaactaccctttggcgggagggcaacgcgtgactcgcgggtgcgtcttccaagaaaggaatatgcgcggagtcgccaccaacgtttatttgtggaagacgtcggaaaaaccgaaaaagacgtggtctacgaactttaagtgaaagattcgggagttgtatttacgcacggggaaggtattagcaccccatacgtctgtcacaaaggacgacagcctttaatcaagggtgcaaatatgactttaattcatgttattttcccttttttacattcttatgtcttttatgcctttttatatttttatctttttgtggtcgacgagggtgtttcccttgctcctacgtattccacaattgtgataaggaaatcagacctacgtagttctttgagaactaagcgttggttaagttgttttttatccttttttgcaagatatgtttttattgaaagaaATGTCATTTAatgcgttggaccattaaacaatctttcgattctttttgaaaagagagagaacATTAAGGAATTGGACCATTGATGAtccctttatttttgaaagaggtaataaagctacatgttgattttaggcctatAGAAatctacatgttgattttaggcctatagaaatctacatttaaccaataaaagcggaaaataccatttcaaggcgttggaccttaaaaatggcttttttaggtgatgacaaaagcttggcttatgaattgattttagccttagtttcactttggttattagttaattcgattaagaaaggaaaatcccaaagaaaacgcctgattgattttttttttgattattttactaaaaagtattttttgattattatattattattttgcctctttttgattttaaacatggttatggcatgaccgaatggtcggattttattttaacagaaattaaaggatgttaTAATACGaataatcggtggaaatttattttatttttgattaggctagaaaatgacttaaataaattactaaagcacgtcaaaagggggtacagaaagtaaatgaaataaaaataaaagcacgcaaaacaaatgaggaccactaagggtacatagaatgaattgaaaagttcaatttcgggaacttaccggttgaagaccgaagaatgacgaagaacggacgaagaacgacgaagaacgattgaaaatcttcgcgaaatcacccacggaaacgtctcggaagcattacggaagcgcctcagcttggatttttttcacggaaacaatttttcttactaattttaagtgattctcagataccaggagggctgaccatttttgttcttccctcctccccctatttatagggaaaagagggagaagcttgccacccagctcgcccaggcgagctaggttgcttcctcaaGAAGGCACCGTCTTCTAAAGAACTTCCTGGAaagcccaagtgggcctggttgctatttgcacccccctgtttactaaatacaccccttgccttttttgctgattcttttctcgtaatgttacggaactttacgaattacgtaacgatacttgttttcttttcgtaatgtcacgaaaccttacggattacataatcatcccttctttggctttcagaatgttacagaacttcacgaattgcgcaacaatccttccttttgacttccgacatgttacggaacttcacggattgtgcaacaatgcttccttttgacttccgacatgtcacgaaacttcacggattgcctaacgatgggtgccaagtacctcgaagtt contains the following coding sequences:
- the LOC114388240 gene encoding pentatricopeptide repeat-containing protein At1g09220, mitochondrial-like isoform X2; the protein is MVVSLWRSHTASSALNLFASTFCRFSSGCVAEAIISTTTISPCSPYASSSPKPKHPQHLISLLPRDPSQRQPLQQVHSHIITSGLFYNPFHNTLTCLLLFNNVIRCYSFGPYPHEALHFFTYTQHCHIFLTYPSLDTFSFAFLCHASANPNYTHFGTQLHALIFKVGFQFQVYVQTRLLQMYSSSGLLVEAAQVFYEMQHRNLVSWNVFITGLIKLGEVELACSVFNQMPARSVVSWTLVIDGYTRRNQPIKALTLFRKMIEVDGIEPTEVTLLTIFPAIANIGCIKICQSVHGYVEKRGFNAFDVRITNALLDLYAKCGCIASVSRFFQEIPDQRRNLVSWTSTISGFAMNGMGREALESFESMEKAGLRPNHVTFLGVLSACSHGGLVEEGINFFVKMVKDWCLVPDIKHYGCVIDMLGRAGRLEEAEKIALQVPHEVANAVMWRTLLGACNVHNNVEIGQRVTNKILEMERGHGGDYVLMSNILVGVGRFKDAEKLREMIDKRIAFKLPGYSFV
- the LOC114388240 gene encoding pentatricopeptide repeat-containing protein At1g09220, mitochondrial-like isoform X1, which produces MMILIILWSLLKHDTWRSTSNKTVTRDSQGCVAEAIISTTTISPCSPYASSSPKPKHPQHLISLLPRDPSQRQPLQQVHSHIITSGLFYNPFHNTLTCLLLFNNVIRCYSFGPYPHEALHFFTYTQHCHIFLTYPSLDTFSFAFLCHASANPNYTHFGTQLHALIFKVGFQFQVYVQTRLLQMYSSSGLLVEAAQVFYEMQHRNLVSWNVFITGLIKLGEVELACSVFNQMPARSVVSWTLVIDGYTRRNQPIKALTLFRKMIEVDGIEPTEVTLLTIFPAIANIGCIKICQSVHGYVEKRGFNAFDVRITNALLDLYAKCGCIASVSRFFQEIPDQRRNLVSWTSTISGFAMNGMGREALESFESMEKAGLRPNHVTFLGVLSACSHGGLVEEGINFFVKMVKDWCLVPDIKHYGCVIDMLGRAGRLEEAEKIALQVPHEVANAVMWRTLLGACNVHNNVEIGQRVTNKILEMERGHGGDYVLMSNILVGVGRFKDAEKLREMIDKRIAFKLPGYSFV